One stretch of Dyella jiangningensis DNA includes these proteins:
- the rpoC gene encoding DNA-directed RNA polymerase subunit beta': MKDLLNLFNQQRTAPDFDAIKIALASPELIRSWSYGEVKKPETINYRTFKPERDGLFCAAIFGPIKDYECLCGKYKRLKHRGVICEKCGVEVTLAKVRRERMGHIELASPVAHIWFLKSLPSRLGMMLDMTLRDIERILYFEAFVVIDPGLTALERGQLLSEDQYLEAVEEHGDEFDARMGAEAVYELLKSLDLPGEVVRLKEEIASTNSETKLKRLTKRVKLIEAFLESGNRPEWMVLTVLPVLPPELRPLVPLDGGRFATSDLNDLYRRVINRNNRLRRLLELNAPDIIVRNEKRMLQESVDALLDNGRRGRAMTGTNKRPLKSLADMIKGKGGRFRQNLLGKRVDYSGRSVIVVGPTLKLHQCGLPKLMALELFKPFIFAKLQARGEATTIKAAKKLVEREEGQVWDILEEVIREHPVMLNRAPTLHRLGIQAFEPKLIEGKAIQLHPLVCAAFNADFDGDQMAVHVPLSIEAQLEARALMMATNNILSPANGEPIIVPTQDVVLGLYYMTRELVNAKGNGMVFSGIGEVRRAYDNRAVQLHAKVKVRINQVQIDEDGNRTETTQLVDTTVGRALLLEIMPEGLPFALANVELTKKNISRLINQCYRRLGLKETVIFGDQLMYTGFRFATRAGISIGIDDMIIPAEKKPILEEAEKEVVEIQEQYQSGLVTAGERYNKVVDIWSRTNELVAKAMIDGIGTEKVTDAEGKTVNQKSMNSLYIMADSGARGSVAQIRQLAGMRGLMARPDGSIIETPIKANFREGLNVLQYFNSTHGARKGLADTALKTANSGYLTRRLVDVAQDVVITLPDCGTDEGVTMQPIVEGGDVVEPLRDRVLGRVALEDVYGPGEDNEPIVTRDTLLDEALVEKLDKAGVQSIKVRSPITCAADHGVCALCYGRDLARGHLVNMGEAVGVVAAQSIGEPGTQLTMRTFHIGGAASRAAAVDNVTVKTTGTLKFNNLKTVQHSQGHLVAVSRSGEVSVIDANGRERERYKVPYGATIAVKDGDPVKAGQAVANWDPHTHPIVSEVAGTVRFIDFIDGVTVQSQTDELTGLESAVVTDPKRRGTAAKDLRPIVRLEDAKGRELKLPGTDVPAQYMLPAGAIVSIQNGVQVGVGDVVARIPQETSKTRDITGGLPRVADLFEARKPKEPAILAERSGVVSFGKDTKGKQRLIIKDVDGNEHEELIPKWRQVIVFEGEHVEKGETIVDGEPSPHDILRLLGVEPLASYLVKEIQDVYRLQGVKINDKHIEAIIRQMLRKVEITEPGDSHYLRGEQVERVRINAENERAVKRGERPTEFQSVLLGITKASLATESFISAASFQETTRVLTEAAVRGTRDTLRGLKENVIVGRLIPAGTGLAYHASRHRQGGLTASELETLSGSASSASFSEATTGSDIGVE; this comes from the coding sequence ATGAAAGACTTGCTCAATCTGTTCAACCAGCAGCGCACCGCGCCTGACTTCGATGCGATCAAGATCGCTCTGGCTTCGCCGGAGCTGATCCGCTCGTGGTCGTACGGCGAGGTGAAGAAGCCGGAAACGATCAACTACCGCACCTTCAAGCCCGAGCGTGACGGCCTGTTCTGCGCTGCCATCTTCGGCCCGATCAAGGACTACGAGTGCCTGTGCGGCAAGTACAAGCGCCTGAAGCACCGTGGCGTGATCTGCGAGAAGTGCGGCGTGGAAGTGACGCTGGCGAAGGTGCGTCGCGAGCGCATGGGCCACATCGAGCTCGCCTCGCCGGTCGCGCACATCTGGTTCCTGAAGTCGCTGCCGTCGCGTCTGGGCATGATGCTCGACATGACGCTGCGCGACATCGAGCGCATCCTGTACTTCGAAGCGTTTGTCGTGATCGATCCGGGTCTGACCGCGCTCGAGCGCGGCCAGCTGCTCAGCGAAGACCAGTACCTGGAAGCCGTGGAAGAGCACGGTGACGAGTTCGACGCCCGCATGGGTGCCGAGGCCGTCTACGAGCTGCTCAAGTCCCTGGATCTTCCGGGCGAAGTCGTGCGCCTGAAGGAAGAAATCGCCTCCACCAACTCCGAGACCAAGCTCAAGCGCCTCACCAAGCGCGTGAAGCTGATCGAGGCGTTCCTGGAGTCGGGCAACCGTCCGGAATGGATGGTGCTGACCGTGCTGCCGGTGCTGCCGCCGGAACTGCGTCCGCTGGTCCCGCTGGACGGCGGCCGCTTCGCGACCTCCGACCTGAATGACCTGTACCGTCGCGTCATCAACCGCAACAACCGCCTGCGTCGCCTGCTCGAACTCAATGCGCCCGACATCATCGTGCGCAACGAGAAGCGCATGCTGCAGGAATCGGTCGACGCGCTGCTCGACAACGGCCGCCGCGGCCGTGCCATGACCGGCACGAACAAGCGCCCGCTGAAGTCGCTCGCCGACATGATCAAGGGCAAGGGGGGTCGCTTCCGTCAGAACCTGCTGGGCAAGCGCGTCGACTACTCGGGCCGTTCGGTCATCGTGGTGGGTCCGACGCTGAAGCTGCACCAGTGCGGTCTGCCGAAGCTGATGGCGCTCGAGCTGTTCAAGCCGTTCATCTTCGCCAAGCTGCAGGCTCGCGGCGAAGCCACCACCATCAAGGCCGCCAAGAAGCTCGTCGAGCGCGAGGAAGGCCAGGTGTGGGACATCCTCGAAGAGGTGATCCGCGAGCATCCGGTGATGCTGAACCGCGCACCGACGCTGCACCGTCTCGGCATCCAGGCGTTCGAGCCGAAGCTGATCGAAGGCAAGGCGATCCAGCTCCACCCGCTCGTCTGTGCGGCGTTCAACGCCGACTTCGACGGTGACCAGATGGCCGTGCACGTGCCGCTCTCGATCGAGGCGCAGCTCGAAGCGCGCGCCCTGATGATGGCGACCAACAACATCCTGTCGCCCGCCAACGGCGAGCCGATCATCGTGCCGACCCAGGACGTGGTGCTGGGCCTGTACTACATGACCCGCGAGCTGGTGAACGCGAAGGGCAATGGCATGGTGTTCTCGGGCATCGGCGAAGTTCGCCGCGCCTACGACAACCGCGCCGTGCAGCTGCACGCCAAGGTCAAGGTCCGCATCAACCAGGTGCAGATCGACGAGGACGGCAACCGCACCGAAACCACCCAGCTGGTCGACACGACCGTGGGTCGCGCGCTGCTGCTCGAAATCATGCCGGAAGGCCTGCCGTTCGCGCTGGCCAACGTCGAGCTGACCAAGAAGAACATCTCGCGCCTGATCAACCAGTGCTACCGCCGCCTGGGGCTGAAGGAAACCGTGATCTTCGGCGACCAGCTGATGTATACCGGCTTCCGCTTCGCCACGCGCGCGGGCATCTCCATCGGCATCGATGACATGATCATCCCGGCCGAGAAGAAGCCGATCCTGGAAGAAGCCGAGAAGGAAGTCGTCGAGATCCAGGAGCAGTACCAGTCGGGTCTCGTGACCGCCGGCGAGCGCTACAACAAGGTCGTCGACATCTGGTCGCGCACCAACGAACTCGTCGCCAAGGCGATGATCGACGGTATCGGTACCGAGAAGGTGACCGATGCCGAAGGCAAGACGGTCAACCAGAAGTCCATGAACTCGCTGTACATCATGGCCGACTCGGGCGCTCGTGGTTCGGTCGCCCAGATCCGTCAGCTGGCCGGCATGCGCGGCCTGATGGCCCGCCCGGACGGCTCGATCATCGAGACGCCCATCAAGGCGAACTTCCGCGAAGGCCTGAACGTCCTGCAGTACTTCAACTCCACCCACGGTGCCCGTAAGGGCCTGGCGGATACGGCGCTGAAGACCGCGAACTCCGGTTACCTGACCCGTCGTCTCGTCGACGTGGCGCAGGACGTGGTCATCACCTTGCCCGATTGCGGCACGGACGAAGGCGTCACCATGCAGCCGATCGTGGAAGGCGGCGACGTGGTCGAGCCGTTGCGCGATCGCGTGCTGGGTCGTGTGGCGCTGGAAGACGTCTACGGTCCGGGCGAAGACAACGAGCCGATCGTCACCCGCGACACGCTGCTGGACGAAGCCCTGGTCGAAAAGCTCGACAAGGCCGGCGTGCAGTCGATCAAGGTGCGCTCGCCCATCACCTGCGCCGCCGATCATGGCGTGTGCGCGCTGTGCTACGGCCGCGACCTGGCCCGTGGCCACCTGGTGAACATGGGTGAAGCCGTGGGCGTGGTGGCTGCGCAGTCGATCGGTGAGCCGGGTACCCAGCTGACCATGCGTACGTTCCACATCGGTGGTGCGGCGTCTCGTGCGGCTGCCGTGGACAACGTGACGGTGAAGACCACCGGCACGCTGAAGTTCAACAACCTCAAGACCGTGCAGCACTCGCAGGGCCACCTGGTGGCGGTGTCGCGTTCGGGCGAAGTCAGCGTCATCGACGCCAACGGCCGCGAGCGTGAGCGCTACAAGGTGCCTTACGGCGCCACCATCGCGGTCAAGGACGGCGATCCGGTCAAGGCCGGCCAGGCCGTGGCCAACTGGGATCCGCATACCCATCCGATCGTGTCGGAAGTGGCCGGTACCGTGCGCTTCATCGACTTCATCGATGGCGTCACCGTGCAGAGCCAGACCGACGAACTGACCGGCCTGGAGTCGGCGGTGGTGACCGATCCGAAGCGCCGTGGTACGGCCGCCAAGGACCTGCGCCCGATCGTGCGTCTGGAAGACGCCAAGGGTCGCGAGCTGAAGCTGCCCGGCACCGACGTGCCGGCGCAGTACATGCTCCCGGCCGGCGCCATCGTGTCGATCCAGAACGGCGTACAGGTGGGCGTGGGTGACGTGGTTGCCCGTATCCCGCAGGAAACGTCGAAGACCCGCGACATCACCGGTGGTCTGCCGCGCGTGGCCGACTTGTTCGAAGCCCGCAAGCCGAAGGAACCGGCGATCCTCGCCGAGCGTTCGGGCGTGGTCAGCTTCGGCAAGGACACCAAGGGCAAGCAGCGCCTCATCATCAAGGATGTGGACGGCAACGAGCACGAGGAGCTGATTCCCAAGTGGCGTCAGGTCATCGTGTTCGAAGGCGAGCACGTGGAGAAGGGCGAAACCATCGTGGACGGCGAGCCCAGTCCGCACGACATCCTGCGCCTGCTGGGCGTCGAGCCGCTGGCTTCGTACCTGGTGAAGGAAATCCAGGACGTCTACCGCCTGCAGGGCGTGAAGATCAACGACAAGCACATCGAAGCGATCATTCGCCAGATGCTGCGCAAGGTCGAGATCACCGAGCCGGGCGACAGCCACTATCTGCGCGGTGAGCAGGTCGAGCGTGTCCGCATCAACGCGGAGAACGAGCGTGCCGTCAAGCGCGGCGAGCGTCCGACGGAATTCCAGTCGGTGCTGCTCGGCATCACCAAGGCCTCGCTGGCCACGGAATCCTTCATCTCGGCGGCGTCCTTCCAGGAAACCACCCGAGTGCTGACGGAAGCCGCGGTCCGCGGAACGCGCGACACCTTGCGTGGCCTGAAGGAAAATGTTATTGTCGGCCGTCTCATTCCGGCGGGCACGGGTCTGGCGTATCACGCATCGCGTCATCGCCAGGGTGGTCTGACCGCCTCGGAGCTTGAAACTCTCTCCGGCTCCGCCTCGTCGGCTTCCTTCTCGGAAGCCACCACCGGTAGCGACATTGGTGTGGAGTAA
- the rpsL gene encoding 30S ribosomal protein S12: MTTVNQLVRKSRSPKTYKSASPALQNSPQRRGVCTRVYTTTPKKPNSALRKVAKVRLTNGYEVISYIGGEGHNLQEHSVVLIRGGRVKDLPGVRYHTVRGSLDCAGVTKRRQSRSKYGAKRPKS; this comes from the coding sequence ATGACGACAGTCAACCAGTTGGTTCGCAAATCCCGCAGCCCGAAGACCTACAAGAGTGCTTCGCCGGCTTTGCAGAACAGCCCGCAGCGTCGCGGCGTTTGCACGCGCGTTTACACCACCACCCCGAAGAAGCCGAACTCGGCCCTTCGTAAGGTCGCCAAGGTGCGCCTGACGAATGGCTACGAAGTGATCAGCTACATCGGTGGCGAAGGTCACAACCTGCAGGAGCACTCCGTGGTCCTGATCCGCGGCGGTCGCGTCAAGGATCTGCCGGGTGTGCGTTACCACACGGTGCGCGGCAGTCTCGACTGCGCCGGCGTCACCAAGCGCCGTCAGTCGCGCTCCAAGTACGGCGCCAAGCGCCCGAAGTCCTGA
- the rpsG gene encoding 30S ribosomal protein S7, giving the protein MSRKGSHPARLILPDPKHGSQLIARFINMVMKSGKKSVAESIVYGALAHLGEKNAEPVQLVEKALNNIAPAVEVKSRRVGGATYQVPVEVRPGRRMALAMRWAIDSARKRGETSMPRKLAAELLEASENRGGAIKKREETHRMAEANKAFSHYRW; this is encoded by the coding sequence ATGTCGCGTAAAGGTTCACATCCCGCCCGTCTGATCCTGCCGGATCCCAAGCACGGCAGCCAGCTGATCGCCCGTTTCATCAACATGGTGATGAAGAGCGGCAAGAAGTCGGTCGCCGAGAGCATCGTCTACGGTGCGCTGGCCCATCTGGGCGAAAAGAACGCCGAGCCGGTGCAGCTGGTCGAGAAGGCGCTGAACAACATCGCTCCGGCGGTCGAGGTGAAGTCCCGTCGTGTCGGCGGCGCCACCTACCAGGTGCCGGTTGAAGTGCGTCCGGGCCGCCGCATGGCGCTGGCCATGCGCTGGGCCATCGATTCCGCGCGCAAGCGTGGCGAGACCTCGATGCCGCGCAAGCTGGCAGCCGAGCTGCTCGAGGCTTCCGAGAATCGCGGTGGCGCGATCAAGAAGCGCGAAGAGACGCACCGCATGGCGGAGGCCAACAAGGCCTTCTCGCATTACCGCTGGTAA
- the tuf gene encoding elongation factor Tu yields MAKGKFERTKPHVNVGTIGHVDHGKTTLTAALTKVGAERFGGEFKAYDAIDAAPEEKARGITINTAHVEYETANRHYAHVDCPGHADYVKNMITGAAQMDGAILVCSAADGPMPQTREHILLARQVGVPYIIVFLNKCDMVDDAELLELVEMEVRELLSKYDFPGDDTPIIKGSAKLALEGDQSEIGVPAIIKLVDALDTYIPEPERAIDQPFLMPVEDVFSISGRGTVVTGRIERGIIKVGDEVEVVGIRPTQKTTVTGVEMFRKLLDQGQAGDNAGLLLRGLKRDDVERGQVLAKPGTITPHTDFEAEVYVLSKDEGGRHTPFFKGYRPQFYFRTTDVTGAIELPEGVEMVMPGDNIKMVVTLIHPIAMDQGLRFAIREGGRTVGAGVVAKVIK; encoded by the coding sequence ATGGCAAAGGGTAAATTCGAACGCACCAAGCCGCACGTCAACGTCGGCACGATTGGTCACGTGGACCACGGCAAGACGACGCTGACGGCTGCGCTGACCAAGGTGGGTGCAGAGCGTTTCGGCGGCGAATTCAAGGCGTACGACGCGATCGACGCGGCGCCGGAAGAGAAGGCGCGCGGTATCACGATCAACACCGCGCACGTCGAGTACGAAACGGCGAACCGCCACTACGCGCACGTCGACTGCCCGGGCCACGCCGACTACGTGAAGAACATGATCACGGGTGCGGCGCAGATGGACGGCGCGATCCTGGTGTGCTCGGCCGCAGACGGCCCGATGCCGCAAACGCGTGAGCACATCCTGCTGGCGCGTCAGGTTGGCGTTCCGTACATCATCGTGTTCCTGAACAAGTGCGACATGGTGGACGACGCCGAGCTGCTCGAGCTGGTCGAGATGGAAGTGCGCGAACTGCTGTCGAAGTACGACTTCCCGGGCGACGACACGCCGATCATCAAGGGTTCGGCGAAGCTGGCGCTGGAAGGCGACCAGTCGGAAATCGGCGTGCCGGCGATCATCAAGCTGGTGGACGCGCTGGACACGTACATTCCGGAGCCGGAGCGCGCCATTGACCAGCCGTTCCTGATGCCGGTGGAAGACGTGTTCTCGATCTCGGGCCGCGGCACCGTGGTGACCGGTCGTATCGAGCGCGGCATCATCAAGGTCGGTGACGAAGTGGAAGTGGTCGGCATCCGCCCGACCCAGAAGACCACCGTCACGGGCGTGGAAATGTTCCGCAAGCTGCTGGACCAGGGTCAGGCAGGCGACAACGCCGGTCTGCTGCTCCGCGGCCTCAAGCGCGACGACGTCGAGCGCGGCCAGGTGTTGGCCAAGCCGGGCACGATCACCCCGCACACCGACTTCGAGGCTGAGGTCTACGTGCTGTCGAAGGACGAAGGTGGCCGTCACACCCCGTTCTTCAAGGGCTACCGCCCGCAGTTCTACTTCCGCACGACCGACGTGACCGGCGCCATCGAGCTGCCGGAAGGCGTCGAGATGGTCATGCCGGGCGACAACATCAAGATGGTTGTCACCCTGATCCACCCGATCGCCATGGACCAGGGCCTGCGCTTCGCGATCCGCGAAGGCGGCCGTACCGTCGGCGCCGGCGTGGTGGCCAAGGTCATCAAGTAA
- the rpsJ gene encoding 30S ribosomal protein S10 — MANQKIRIRLKAFDHRLIDRSASEIVETAKRTGATVLGPIPLPTKIERYTILVSPHVDKDARDQYETRTHKRVLDIVDPNDKTVDALMKLDLAAGVDVQIKLG, encoded by the coding sequence ATGGCGAACCAAAAGATTCGCATCCGGCTCAAGGCGTTCGATCATCGTCTGATCGACCGTTCGGCCAGCGAAATCGTCGAGACGGCCAAGCGCACCGGCGCTACGGTTCTCGGCCCGATTCCGCTCCCGACCAAGATCGAGCGCTACACCATTCTGGTGTCGCCGCACGTCGACAAAGATGCCCGCGATCAGTACGAGACCCGTACGCACAAGCGCGTGCTCGACATCGTCGACCCCAACGACAAGACCGTGGACGCGCTCATGAAGCTTGATCTCGCCGCTGGCGTTGACGTTCAGATCAAGCTCGGTTGA
- the rplC gene encoding 50S ribosomal protein L3 yields the protein MSIGLVGRKCGMSRLFTEDGRSIPVTLIEATPNRVTQLKTEDNDGYSAVQVAAGVKRASLLTQPLKGHYAKAKVEPGRGLWEFRVSADDLGKYSVGAEIKADDVFQVGQIVDVAGVSKGKGFQGTIKRHNFTMGDATHGNSLSHRAPGSIGQRQTPGRVFPGKKMAGHMGAVNRTQQGLEVVKVDAERHLIAVKGAVPGATGGDVVIRPTTKG from the coding sequence ATGAGTATCGGACTGGTTGGCCGCAAGTGCGGCATGAGCCGACTCTTCACTGAAGACGGACGTTCGATTCCGGTGACCCTGATTGAGGCCACCCCGAATCGCGTCACGCAGCTGAAGACGGAAGATAACGATGGTTACAGCGCTGTGCAGGTCGCGGCGGGCGTCAAGCGCGCCAGCCTGCTGACCCAGCCGCTGAAGGGTCACTACGCCAAGGCGAAGGTTGAGCCGGGTCGTGGTCTGTGGGAGTTCCGCGTGTCTGCCGACGACCTCGGCAAGTACAGCGTGGGCGCCGAGATCAAGGCTGACGACGTGTTCCAGGTGGGTCAGATCGTTGACGTCGCTGGCGTGTCGAAGGGCAAGGGCTTCCAGGGCACCATCAAGCGCCACAACTTCACGATGGGTGACGCAACCCACGGTAACTCGCTGTCGCATCGCGCGCCGGGTTCTATCGGTCAGCGTCAGACCCCGGGCCGCGTGTTCCCGGGCAAGAAGATGGCAGGCCACATGGGCGCGGTGAACCGTACCCAGCAAGGCCTGGAAGTGGTCAAGGTCGACGCCGAGCGTCATTTGATCGCGGTGAAGGGCGCGGTGCCGGGTGCGACCGGCGGCGACGTCGTCATCCGTCCGACGACCAAGGGCTGA
- the rplD gene encoding 50S ribosomal protein L4, protein MEINVIGAKPLNVSDEVFGGEFKQALIHQVVVAYQAGGRAGTKAQLSRGELSGTTKKFKKQKGGGARHGDYRAPIFVGGGVTFAAKPRNYEQKVNRKAYRVALRSILSELIRQDRLKVVESFGIESPKTKAMVAKLAELQVSGRVLLVSEDANEATFLAARNIPYIHVVDVLALNPVSLVGSDHIVMTVDAVKKIEEWLA, encoded by the coding sequence ATGGAAATCAATGTCATTGGCGCCAAGCCGCTCAACGTGTCGGACGAAGTGTTCGGCGGTGAGTTCAAGCAGGCCCTGATCCATCAGGTGGTTGTGGCCTACCAGGCCGGCGGTCGCGCCGGTACCAAGGCCCAGCTGTCGCGTGGTGAGCTGTCGGGTACCACCAAGAAGTTCAAGAAGCAGAAGGGCGGCGGCGCTCGTCACGGCGACTACCGCGCTCCGATCTTCGTGGGCGGTGGTGTCACGTTTGCAGCCAAGCCGCGCAACTACGAGCAGAAGGTCAACCGCAAGGCTTACCGTGTCGCGCTCCGTTCGATCCTTTCCGAGCTGATCCGCCAGGATCGCCTGAAGGTCGTCGAGAGCTTCGGCATCGAGTCGCCCAAGACCAAGGCGATGGTTGCCAAGCTGGCCGAGCTGCAGGTTTCCGGCCGCGTGCTGCTGGTTTCGGAAGACGCCAACGAGGCGACCTTCCTGGCCGCGCGCAACATCCCGTACATCCACGTCGTTGACGTGCTGGCCCTGAACCCGGTCAGCCTGGTCGGTTCCGACCACATCGTCATGACGGTCGATGCGGTGAAGAAGATCGAGGAGTGGCTCGCATGA
- the rplW gene encoding 50S ribosomal protein L23 has product MSNERILNTLRAPHISEKAARLAEKNQYVFVVAPEATKADVRAAVEQMFDVKVEQVNLVNAKGKVKSFRFRAGSRQGKRKAYVRLADGQTIDVSSKA; this is encoded by the coding sequence ATGAGCAACGAACGCATCCTGAATACGCTGCGCGCGCCGCACATCTCGGAAAAGGCTGCTCGCCTCGCCGAGAAGAACCAGTACGTTTTCGTGGTTGCTCCCGAAGCAACCAAGGCCGATGTCCGCGCTGCGGTGGAACAGATGTTCGACGTCAAGGTCGAGCAGGTGAACCTCGTCAATGCCAAGGGCAAGGTCAAGTCCTTCCGTTTCCGCGCTGGCAGCCGCCAGGGCAAGCGCAAGGCCTACGTTCGCCTCGCCGATGGCCAGACCATCGACGTGTCGTCCAAGGCCTGA
- the rplB gene encoding 50S ribosomal protein L2, which produces MALITHKPTSPGRRDAVSVRTEGLHKGAPYAALTEAKTKNGGRNHYGRITVRHQGGGHKQRYRIIDFKRDKEGIAARVERIEYDPNRTAHIALLCYADGERRYIIAPKGVVVGDRLVSGSDAPIKAGNSLPLRSIPVGSTIHCIEMKPGKGAQIARSAGASVQLVARESGYATLRLRSGEMRKVPVDCRATIGEVGNSEHSLKKLGKAGAKRWLGIRPTVRGVVMNPVDHPHGGGEGRTSGGRHPVSPWGTPTKGYKTRNNKRTQQFIVRRRK; this is translated from the coding sequence ATGGCACTGATCACTCATAAGCCGACCTCCCCCGGACGCCGCGACGCAGTCAGCGTCCGCACCGAGGGTCTCCACAAGGGCGCGCCGTACGCGGCGTTGACCGAAGCGAAGACCAAGAACGGCGGCCGCAACCATTACGGTCGCATCACCGTTCGCCACCAGGGTGGTGGTCACAAGCAGCGTTACCGCATCATCGACTTCAAGCGCGACAAGGAAGGCATCGCCGCCCGCGTCGAGCGCATCGAGTACGATCCCAACCGCACCGCGCACATCGCGCTGCTGTGCTACGCCGATGGCGAGCGCCGCTACATCATCGCGCCGAAGGGCGTGGTGGTGGGTGACCGTCTGGTGTCGGGCAGCGACGCGCCGATCAAGGCCGGCAACAGCCTGCCGCTGCGCTCGATCCCGGTCGGTTCGACCATCCACTGCATTGAGATGAAGCCGGGCAAGGGTGCGCAGATCGCACGCTCCGCCGGTGCCTCGGTCCAGCTGGTGGCCCGCGAGTCCGGCTACGCCACCCTGCGTCTCCGCTCCGGCGAAATGCGCAAGGTGCCGGTCGACTGCCGCGCCACCATCGGTGAAGTCGGCAACAGCGAACACAGCCTGAAGAAGCTCGGCAAGGCCGGCGCGAAGCGTTGGCTCGGCATTCGTCCGACCGTCCGCGGTGTCGTGATGAACCCGGTCGACCATCCGCACGGCGGTGGTGAAGGCCGTACCTCTGGTGGCCGTCATCCCGTCAGCCCGTGGGGCACGCCGACCAAGGGTTACAAGACCCGCAACAACAAGCGCACGCAGCAGTTCATCGTGCGTCGCCGCAAGTAA
- the rpsS gene encoding 30S ribosomal protein S19, giving the protein MPRSLKKGPFVDLHLVKKVEAAVSANNKRPIKTWSRRSMILPEMVGLTIAIHNGRQHVPVLVNENMVGHKLGEFAVTRTFKGHGGDKKGK; this is encoded by the coding sequence ATGCCGCGCTCTCTAAAGAAAGGTCCGTTCGTCGACCTGCACCTCGTAAAGAAGGTGGAAGCCGCCGTTTCCGCCAATAACAAGCGTCCGATCAAGACCTGGTCGCGTCGTTCGATGATCCTCCCGGAGATGGTTGGCCTGACCATCGCCATCCACAACGGCCGTCAGCATGTCCCCGTGCTGGTCAACGAGAACATGGTCGGGCACAAGCTCGGCGAGTTCGCGGTGACCCGTACCTTCAAGGGCCATGGCGGCGACAAGAAGGGCAAGTGA
- the rplV gene encoding 50S ribosomal protein L22, translated as MSTEAKAILRSARISAQKARLVADLVRGMPVGRASDVLNFTNKKAAHIVRKVLLSAVANAENNLGADVDELKVSRIFVDEGPAMKRMYARAKGRGSRILKRTSHITVVVGN; from the coding sequence ATGAGCACTGAAGCCAAAGCGATCCTGCGCAGCGCCCGCATTTCGGCGCAGAAGGCACGCCTGGTAGCTGACCTGGTCCGCGGTATGCCCGTGGGCCGTGCCAGCGACGTGCTCAATTTCACCAACAAGAAGGCCGCGCACATTGTTCGCAAGGTGCTGCTGTCAGCCGTCGCCAACGCCGAGAACAACCTCGGTGCTGACGTCGACGAGCTGAAGGTCTCGCGCATCTTTGTCGACGAAGGTCCGGCGATGAAGCGCATGTACGCCCGCGCCAAGGGCCGCGGTTCCCGCATCCTGAAGCGCACGAGCCACATCACTGTGGTCGTTGGCAACTAA
- the rpsC gene encoding 30S ribosomal protein S3: MGHKVHPTGIRLGIAKDWNSKWYANKGEYAQYLAADLKVREMLRKKLAQAGISKILIERPAKTARVTIHTARPGVVIGKKGEDIEKLRKEVSDMMGVPAHINVSEVRKPELDAQLVAESIAQQLERRIMFRRAMKRSVGNAMRLGALGIKINVSGRLNGAEIARSEWAREGRVPLHTLRADIDYGFAEAKTTYGIIGIKVWIYKGEIFDLSQINQEPKEEQSQPRREGGEGRRESRREGGEGRRERTAK; encoded by the coding sequence ATGGGTCATAAAGTTCATCCCACCGGTATCCGCCTCGGCATTGCCAAGGACTGGAACTCGAAGTGGTACGCCAATAAGGGCGAATACGCCCAGTACCTCGCGGCCGACCTGAAGGTCCGTGAGATGCTGCGCAAGAAGCTGGCCCAGGCCGGCATTTCGAAGATCCTCATCGAGCGTCCGGCCAAGACCGCGCGCGTGACGATCCACACCGCCCGTCCGGGCGTGGTGATCGGCAAGAAGGGCGAGGACATCGAGAAGCTGCGCAAGGAAGTCAGCGACATGATGGGCGTTCCGGCGCACATCAACGTCAGCGAAGTGCGCAAGCCCGAGCTGGACGCGCAGCTGGTCGCCGAGTCGATCGCGCAGCAGCTGGAGCGTCGCATCATGTTCCGCCGCGCCATGAAGCGCTCGGTCGGCAACGCGATGCGCCTGGGCGCCCTGGGCATCAAGATCAATGTCTCTGGTCGTCTGAACGGCGCCGAGATTGCTCGTTCCGAATGGGCTCGTGAGGGTCGCGTTCCGCTGCACACGCTACGTGCGGACATCGACTACGGCTTCGCCGAGGCGAAGACCACCTACGGCATCATCGGCATCAAGGTGTGGATCTACAAGGGCGAGATCTTCGATCTGTCCCAGATCAACCAGGAGCCGAAGGAAGAGCAGTCCCAGCCGCGCCGTGAGGGTGGCGAGGGTCGTCGTGAATCGCGTCGCGAGGGCGGTGAAGGCCGCCGCGAGCGGACGGCGAAGTAA